From the Juglans microcarpa x Juglans regia isolate MS1-56 chromosome 3D, Jm3101_v1.0, whole genome shotgun sequence genome, the window ACTCGATCTTTTGCTTTGGTTGTCTCCTTGCGCAGCTTCCATTTTCATGGATTTGCGAGAGAAACTCCTTTTTACGGGTTTCTTCATTCTTGCTGCAGCCATTGATGGAGCTCGGGCAGATACTATGGTCACTGGCACTGTCTTCTGTGACCAATGCAAAGATGGCCAGAGATCCCTCTTTGATTACCCATTTATGGTGAGATCCACAACCACGTACGGACTGCATTATTCATTTTTgcgtttcttcttctttggtaaTTTACCCAGATATTCTCGCATATTATACTACAAATCTCCAATGTTTGGCAGTGAATTTCCTCCACATACCCTTTTTCAGTTCAACTTAGCAACAATCATGAATGGTATATACTAGGGCATGCTTGTCATTAACTACATGTGATTTATGAGCTTTAAGGCGTTTTGGACCTTTCGTGATTGGGTCCCAATCTTGGAAATGTGTCGTAACCCTTCAATTAAATATGATTTCCAGCGGAAAAATTCCAGTGCCAAGTACCAAGGCCAATAAATGAAGATGAGAGGGCTAATGCTTGGCAAATTGATGCCCGctcttgaagaattttttttttttttttttttttactgttagATCACCATGATTtgttcaaaaaattattaactcacatacgaCAACCGGTACTTTAACACTAATGATAGTTTGCTTCCCGCAGGAATTAAAGTTACAATCTCATGTGCTGACAGTGAAGGGGAGGTCACAATGTCAAGGGAAGAGACTACAAATTGGTTGGGAAACTATGTAATGAAGTTTGATGGTGCCCCGGACTTAAGCGGTTGTTATGCCCAGGTTTCAGGCAGTAGTAGTGGACAAGGTACAGTGGATTGTGGTGCAGCTGCTGGTCCTGCTCAATATCTTAGACTTGTGTTTAGGATGTTTGACATGGAGATGTATGCTGTGGATCCTTTGCTTGCTCAGCCTGCTCAGCCCATGTCATTCTGCCCAAGGTCAGCAAACCCGGTACCGCCCTCACCGGTAACACCAGCTGTAAGGCCTCCTCCACCTTTCAGGCTTCCACCTATGCCTGGACTGCCACCACTTCCTCCATTGCCACCCCTGCCTCCAATGCCACCGATGCCATTCTTGGAAGCTTCGGCTTGTCCACATGAGTAAGTTGGATCACATCAAGGCTAATTGATTGGTTAGGCAGTAGGATGTTGCACTAAACCACTCTACCTGTCATTGTTATTCTCGTCTCACGCGTTGAGTTCAAGATTTGAATTCTTGGAACACTTTTTTCCGATTCGATTTATAAATCTTCACCTGCCCCCATCACTATTTTAATGCTCTGTGACGTTCCTGCCTCATTTTCCCTTAGCTATCTGAACTCTGAACACCAACTGAGCCAAGACTTTATGCCCAAGGGTTTCGGTCTAGGTTTCCAACTTTCCTGCCCTCCTGCACGCCATTAAACTAACACGTGCGTCAGGCTTCCAAGAGCAAGAGTAGCTGCACGTGCTTGTGATGCACATGTGTAAGCATCCCATATATATCGCCATTGCCAGTGTCATCTTTCCTACAAGTCATGTGATATATGAAATGGGCATTCACAAAAAGAACCCACAAATTAATCCATCCATCACTTTACAGCTTCACGAGGAACTTGTCACAATTGTTTTTGAGTTGGCCTAGAAATTGCTCCTGCCCATGAGTTTGTTCTTCATAATGACACAgttttttttctcccattttATGAAGTTATGACTCTCTAAAAGCTGTTCCAACATACATGCGATATCTGtgaaaaaaacatatttcttttCGAAGTTAATTAGCTGTAATTTCCTTCACCTCTGAATAGGATCAAAATGTTGCATGCTTGTTAACTCATTATAGTGGTTTTTGTGGTTCCCCAGAAGCTGGACAAGTCCGGAGTACAGATGCTACTGGAGGGCTGTGAACCCGGACACAAAGGTTGCTGTTGTTTTCGGTTTGCTCGCAGGTAGAAGATATGGGACAGACGTGACATTGTGGCAAGGCCTGCAAGGGAGAGGAGAGGCGTATAGGGCTCTTCTTAGGGAAGGAGTCACTGCTTTTCTTAACTCTTACAACAGTCTTCAATATCCTTACAATACAATTGGTGTAGTCCAACGCATGAACTGGGCCTTGATGGGATCTCCTCGAAATGTCCTTCTTACTGCTCTGCGATTCACCAGAGCCAATTCTGGTTATGGCAATGTCACCTGCAATTTCACCCCTTGCAAGTAATGATCAGTCCTCGATTCGCATTATATATGGAATATACAGACTTAATTGTGTTCTGgggatataaataaataaatacatatatatatatgtattatgtgtaggttatgatttttatttctgtAATTTGGGCTTCTCGAGTCGAAAGATTCTTCATATCTATTGCGAGTAattactattattttccttaatgTCTTATGAATCACCATTGTTGTAAGTACTACTGCTGAGTATGAGATTCAGCAATTTAATTAATCAGTCAAGTCACAGgcaaataatacaaaaaacagaaaaccaaataaaatatatatagaatcacAATCACATGAATCAAAGGTCGTTGGCAACTCCCAGGTTATCTATGTATCGGTGGGGAAGTACAAGTTTATGCTCGTAGAATACCTTGATTTTGGGTTCACCGGCGGTGAGTTCAACGGCCGCTCCATCAGCTCTATCAACTGCAAGAAGAG encodes:
- the LOC121254247 gene encoding uncharacterized protein LOC121254247, yielding MDLREKLLFTGFFILAAAIDGARADTMVTGTVFCDQCKDGQRSLFDYPFIGIKVTISCADSEGEVTMSREETTNWLGNYVMKFDGAPDLSGCYAQVSGSSSGQGTVDCGAAAGPAQYLRLVFRMFDMEMYAVDPLLAQPAQPMSFCPRSANPVPPSPVTPAVRPPPPFRLPPMPGLPPLPPLPPLPPMPPMPFLEASACPHESWTSPEYRCYWRAVNPDTKVAVVFGLLAGRRYGTDVTLWQGLQGRGEAYRALLREGVTAFLNSYNSLQYPYNTIGVVQRMNWALMGSPRNVLLTALRFTRANSGYGNVTCNFTPCK